AAATGGTACGGGAGAAGCTTTTGACTCTTCTACAATTTTTGTATTGCCTAACGGTGCAAGAAGAAGTCCTGATGTTAGCTGGATTAGATTAGAACGATGGAATCAATTGTCTCAAGTGCAACAAGACGGGTTTCCTCCGATTAGTCCCGATTTTGTCATTGAATTAGTAAGTCCAAGCGATCTAAAAAATCAGCGATATGAGGATTTACAAGCAAAGATGCAAGAGTATCTAGATAATGGAGTTCAGTTAGGCTGGTTAATTGAACCATCAGCGAAAACAGTAGAAATATATCGATCACGACAGCCAGTAGAAATATTAAATAATCCTCAATCTCTTTCGGGAGAAGATATCTTACCTGGGTTTACTTTAGACTTAACTGAAATATTCACTACTTAATTGATGGCTATTATTTAACAAAAAGCTTAAAAGCTAACGGCTCAGAGCTTACCTCGAAGCGGTTTAATCAACTTCTCATTTTTTATCTTTCATCATTTGCCCCGTCGTATTGTATGCTGCCTCAAAGAGTTAATGATAAAAATAAATAATAAATAAATGTTGATTAAAACAGATAAGATTCAGGCTGGAGAGTTCCAGTGGTTTTATCGTCAAACTGAAATAGCCAGCGATCGGCCTCGCGACATAGCTACGCAACGCACTCCCGTACTTTTTTTACATGGTTTACCCGCCCATAGTTACACCTGGCAAAAATTAATGTCTCTTTTGGCAGCAGAGAATATTCCGAGCATTGCCCCAGACTGGATCGGTTCGGGATTTTCGGCTAAACCTGACAAGCGAAATTTTGCTTATACTCCCGAAGCATTTTTAGCAGGCTTAAGCGAATTTATTGCCGCTATCAAGTTAGAAAAATTTTATTTAGTTGTACAAGGATTTTTAGCCTCAGTCGGTATTCAGTATGCTCTGCAAAACCCTGAACAGATCGAGGGATTGATTATTCTCAACACACCAATTACGGCTGGGGTGAAGCTTCCTTGGTCAATGAAGCAAATGACTTTACCTGTAGTGGGAGACATGATGACTCAAGATCCTTTATTAGTTGATCGCACCCTGGAAAAAGGCAGTGGTTTTGTCATCGAAGACAAAGATCTAGATATTTTACGGAAACCGTTCTTGCAAAGTTCAGATGTTGGTCGAGCCTTAATGACAACCCTCAAAAAACTCCAGCTTGATATCGTAATCCCAGAAATAGCAACAGGCTTAAAGGATTGGTCAACACCAACCCTAATTATTTGGGGGGCGGCCGATACTTGGCTCGATGTTGACGATGTAAAGCAGTTAGCGATCGCTAATTCAGCCATTACTCTAGTTGA
Above is a genomic segment from Pleurocapsa minor HA4230-MV1 containing:
- a CDS encoding Uma2 family endonuclease codes for the protein MEAVAIPKGFRVTPEQFEQLADAEQLARLELTENGELIVMSPTGGTAGRKNRRLTQQMGIWTDRNGTGEAFDSSTIFVLPNGARRSPDVSWIRLERWNQLSQVQQDGFPPISPDFVIELVSPSDLKNQRYEDLQAKMQEYLDNGVQLGWLIEPSAKTVEIYRSRQPVEILNNPQSLSGEDILPGFTLDLTEIFTT
- a CDS encoding alpha/beta fold hydrolase, giving the protein MLIKTDKIQAGEFQWFYRQTEIASDRPRDIATQRTPVLFLHGLPAHSYTWQKLMSLLAAENIPSIAPDWIGSGFSAKPDKRNFAYTPEAFLAGLSEFIAAIKLEKFYLVVQGFLASVGIQYALQNPEQIEGLIILNTPITAGVKLPWSMKQMTLPVVGDMMTQDPLLVDRTLEKGSGFVIEDKDLDILRKPFLQSSDVGRALMTTLKKLQLDIVIPEIATGLKDWSTPTLIIWGAADTWLDVDDVKQLAIANSAITLVELPTAKHYPQEHWTSDIASEIVEFFRRKVF